From one Drosophila subpulchrella strain 33 F10 #4 breed RU33 chromosome 3L, RU_Dsub_v1.1 Primary Assembly, whole genome shotgun sequence genomic stretch:
- the LOC119553741 gene encoding cuticle protein 7, translating into MANFVCFVILSLALFASVAVARPGYALDYYDHPKYAFNYGVADHSTGDVKSQHETRDGDVVKGQYSLVEPDGSIRTVDYTADSIHGFNAVVTKSGPTVHAQAVVANPIVAHKPILAHYEPQVVKHVAPVAHAPLVVASPAPYVAKHYAPAAAAPIHYDYDDGYYNQGQQYEYIPQYDQYNYGHYASPYAGHY; encoded by the exons ATGGCAAACTTCGTGTGCTTCGTTATCCTTTCGTTGGCCCTTTTCGCCAGTGTTGCTGTGGCGCGACCGGGATATGCCCTGGATTATTAT GACCATCCGAAATATGCCTTCAACTATGGGGTGGCCGATCACAGCACGGGAGATGTGAAGTCCCAACATGAGACTCGAGATGGTGATGTGGTCAAGG GTCAATACTCTCTGGTTGAGCCCGATGGTTCCATCCGCACTGTGGACTACACGGCGGACTCCATTCACGGCTTCAATGCGGTGGTGACCAAGTCTGGACCCACTGTGCACGCCCAGGCTGTGGTGGCCAATCCTATTGTGGCCCACAAGCCCATCCTGGCCCACTACGAACCGCAGGTGGTGAAGCACGTGGCTCCTGTGGCCCATGCCCCACTGGTGGTGGCCTCCCCGGCGCCCTATG TGGCCAAGCACTATGCTCCGGCGGCAGCTGCTCCCATCCACTACGACTACGACGATGGCTACTACAACCAGGGCCAGCAGTACGAGTACATTCCCCAGTACGACCAGTACAACTACGGCCACTACGCGAGTCCCTATGCGGGTCACTACTAG
- the LOC119553742 gene encoding cuticle protein 7, protein MAFFKSLICLAVLSAASAGVLHGHGAGLYAAAPAIYAGHGHHDEGIDYHAYPKYHYNYGVADSHTGDVKSQHEVRDGDVVKGSYSLVEPDGSVRTVEYTADDHNGFNAVVHKTGPTVHHAAPAVVAHAAPAVVSHAAPQLAYAPAIAHHVAAAPAVPYAGSLAHHAAVPAYGYATHNAHAHVAHY, encoded by the exons ATGGCATTCTTCAAA TCCCTGATCTGCCTGGCCGTCCTGAGCGCCGCCTCCGCCGGAGTCCTCCACGGACATGGAGCTGGTCTCTACGCCGCCGCCCCGGCCATCTACGCCGGCCATGGACACCACGACGAGGGAATTGACTACCAT GCCTACCCCAAGTACCATTACAACTACGGAGTGGCTGACTCCCACACCGGCGATGTGAAGTCGCAGCACGAGGTGCGCGATGGTGATGTGGTGAAGGGATCCTACTCCCTGGTGGAGCCCGATGGTTCGGTGCGCACCGTGGAGTACACCGCCGATGACCACAACGGCTTCAATGCCGTGGTCCACAAGACCGGCCCCACTGTGCACCATGCCGCACCCGCTGTGGTGGCCCATGCCGCGCCCGCCGTGGTGTCCCATGCTGCTCCCCAGCTGGCCTATGCCCCGGCCATTGCCCACCATGTGGCCGCCGCTCCAGCCGTACCCTATGCCGGCTCCCTGGCGCATCATGCCGCCGTGCCCGCCTACGGCTATGCCACCCACAACGCCCACGCGCATGTGGCCCACTACTAA